AAGATGCAGTCCATCGTATTTACTTCGGCGACACTTTCGACGGCCGGAAACGACTTTAAATATTTTAAGAAAAAGATCGGAGACTTACCGACCGCGAACATGAACGTCCCTTCTCCTTTTCCGTATCAGAAGAACGCGGTTCTCTATGTTCCGAAAGAAATCAGAGATCCGGTGGGAGACCCCGACGGTTATCACGCGGATCTGGCAAAACAGATTCTTTGGCTGATCGAATTGACCCAAGGAAATACATTCGTTCTTTTTACGTCTTTCAAATCTCTGAAGCTCGTCTACGAAGCGATTCGTCCTTATACGGATCTTCCCCTTTTCTCTCAATCCGATCTGGGTCCGGACGGCGCAAAGCAGATGTATCTCGAAACTCCAAACAGCGTCTTATTCGGTGTTTCTACGTTTTGGCAGGGAATCGATATTCGAGGAGACAAACTCAAATCGGTGATCATCGCCAAACTTCCCTTTCAGGTTCCGAACGACCCGGTCCTCGAGACAAAAAGCGAAAAGCTAAAAGAATCGGGCGGAAATCCGTTTGCCGAGTTGCAACTTCCTTATGCTTGCACGGTCTTGAAACAGGGCTTTGGACGTCTGATTCGATCGGGGACGGACACTGGAATCGTTTCCATTTTAGATCCGAGGGTGTTTACAAAGACCTATGGAAAAGACCTTTTGAAGTCGCTTCCTCCCGCGAAACTCGTACAGAACCAAGAAGATTTAAGAAGAGAATTCTCCAATCTGCCGAAATAAATAGAAGACCGATTCTATTGATTACTGCGCAGAAACTATGAATTCTAAAATCCGATTCTTACTCATTCTTTTGATTTTAACTCCTACCCTTACTATTTTTTCTTTTGAGACCCGGGATTTCACGGACACGGTGATCAACTGGAAGAAAGGGGAAATTCAGAAAATTCTAAAATTCAAACTTCCAAAACTAACCTACTCGGTGGAAGATCCCGATTTTGGCGCGGAGAACACGGCGCGAAATCTCACCGAAGCGAGAAAAAAAGCAGCGAGCGCCGCGGAAGAAGAATTGAAGAAGTATCTTTTTCGAAAGATCGATACTCTAAAGTTGGATTCCGAATTTACCCTGAGAGAAAAGATCAAAGAAGATTCTATGTTTCGAGAAATCTTCAATCAGATCTACGAAATCGAACCTATTTTGAGCACTGTAAACTTTGTGGAGAATCAGGCGATCGCAAAGGGGACGATTTTGTTCAAAGGAAAAAGGGGAATCCTAAATTACGTTTTTCTTTCGTATGAAACGGAAACCTTTCCGGAATATCCTGCGACTCCTCTGGCCGCGGAATTTACTTCTCTGATCGTGGACGCAAGACATCTCAAGATGGAAACCGCCTTGTTTCCGGAAATTCTTTCGGAAGAAGGAAACAGTCTTTATTCTCCTTACTTCATTTCAAAAGAAAATGCAGTGAAGAACGGTTACGTGAGTTATATGAAAACCCCCGAAGAAGCCTTTCGTTCTCCGATCGCGGGTATGAAACCCTACTTCGTAACTGCGTTAGGCGTCACGGGACACTACCCTGTTAATCCGGTGATCGCGAGCGAAGATGCAAGGAAGTTGTTGGCTTCTCATAAGACCAAAAGCGCTCTGAAGAATTGTAGAGTGATTATTCTAAAGGATAAATAATTCGGTTTTGTAGGAGTTCCGACAAATTCTCTGGAGAATTTTTTCTTGCAAGGATGCAATTTTTGTGATATAGGAAAATTTGCCGATTTTTTCCCGCCGCCACTCCCCTCCACCCAAGTTCAGGGCGGGGCCCGCAACTTTCACGGTAAGACTTGTAGGAGTTCCGACAAATCCTCTGGAGAATTTTTTCTTGCGAGGATGCAATTTTTGTGATATAGGAAAATTTGCCGATTTTTTCCCGCCACCACTCCCCTCCACCCAAGTTCAGGGCGGGGCCCGCAACTTTCACGGTAAGACTTGTAGGAGTTCCGACAAATTCTCTGGAGAATTTTTTCTTGCAGTAAACGCAAGCTTCGTTTCAGAAATCGTCGATCCAAAAAACGATTTTTTCTCGAATCTGTTCGAATTTTGATTTCGGAATCGGATCATAACGAGGCCAGAGGAGCGGAATTTCTTCCGCGGAGTACGCGAGTTTTCCGTCGCATTCTAACTTGGCTCGAAACTCTAACAATTGAGTCTCATTTCTTTCCGAAAGTTTATATCGGAAGAATCTTCCACAATCCCCCATTCCTCGATGTTTCCAGAATGCGATCAATTCACCGCTTTCTTCTTTATAAAATCGAATCAGGCTTTGACTTTCGAATCTTTTGAAACGAGTCTCTTTAGCGGCGGAATCGACATCGTAACTTTCGAAACTCAAGATTTTCGTTTTTGCGGGAAGAGTTCTCTCGTCATAGATAAAATAAACAAAACTTCGATTGTAAGCCCCGGTATTGCAAAGAAGTTCACCTAAGAAAGTTCCGTTGGAAAGAGGATAAAATCGGATCGGAATTTGGTAGAATTGGAAGTATTTGTAAAAATCGATGCGACCACTTTCGCCTAACATGAAGTTATCGTATTCGCAATCTTTCGGAAGTTTTTCCGAAAGAGAATCCAGAGCGACCGCACAGCCCCCTTTCAAACGATTCTCATCGGAAGAAGCATTATCAGTGACTTCGGCTTCGCAGTCTTCCGGCCAAGAAATCTTGACTCGTGCTTCTTGAACGAAAATTCGTTCTTCCTTGTCCGCAAAACCTCGATTCTTAAAAAACCAAATCGCGCAGACGACGAGGAAGAAGAATAGAAAGAGGAATCTTTTATATTTCAAAAAAGATTCCTCTATTTAAATTCTTTATCCTTGTGCGGCAACGAGTTCGCTAAAGACTTCTTCAGCTTTCTTAAAATTCTCTGAGAAAAGATAAGCAAAACCCAAATCGATCAGCTCGGAAACAGACAACGTCTTTCTCTTTGCTTCCATCTTGGGTATACTCGCGATTTTTTCAGAGAATTCTTTTTTCTTCTCTTCGAAGGTAGGAAGTTCTTCGTATCCCGGAATTCTCTGAAGAATCGTTTTTGCTTCCTCGAAATTTCCCAGATGAACGAGAGCCAAGCCGAGTGCACCCAACACGTCTCTTTCTTCTGTGAGGCGTTTTGCATTCTCCGCAAAAACCTGTACGGCTTCCTTGTATTTTCTTAAGTGATAATTTGCAAAGAATTCGGTTTTACAAAAGTAGTCGTTTGTAAATCTTCCTTTGTAGATCGCGAGTAGATCTAAAACGGTCTTAAAGTCGACCGCGTCTTCGCTCACGAGAATTCCCGTTCTTAAAATGGAATAAGAAACCGGAACCGAAGAAGAACGAAAATACTCATGAAACTTCTTCGCCGCATCTCTTAGTTTTCCACTTTCTTTGAGGAGATACGCGTCAACGAGCGGGTTTAGAACAGAAGATCCTTTTAAGAAATAATTGATCCCCGTTTCGGTGCCGGATTCGAACTCAGCAATTCCACTCAGATGATTTAAAAAGACATGATTCGGATTTTTCTTCGCGATCGCGATCACTTCTTCGTAAGAACCCGTCTCGAATAGTTCCCAAGCGGATTCCTCAATGGACGTGAAATCGGATACTGCTAAATTCTGACCCATACGATACCTCTATTTTCCTTATCGGTTGGGCGCGGGGAATTCAGCTTAAAAAAAAGTGCATCGCGTGGATCGCATGAACTACCTGAAATGCTCTCTACGGATCGCATGAACTACCTGAAATGCTCTCTACGGATCGCATGAACTACCTGAAATGCTCTCTACGGATCGCATGAACTACCTGAAATGCTCTCTACGGATCGCATGAACTACCTGAAATGCTCTCTACGGATCGCATGAACTACCTGAAATGCTCTCTACGGATCGCATGAACTACCTGAAATGCTCTCTACGGATCGCATGAACTACCTGAAATGCTCTCTACGGATCGCATGAACTACCTGAAATGCTCTCTACGGATCGCATTTCAGGGATAAAGTCGTTCCATCATCCTTGGAAACGGAATACATTCTCTCACGTGTTGCAGTCCGCAGATCCAGGCGATCATTCTCTCGGAACCAAGACCGAAGCCGGAATGCGGAACCGAGCCGTATTTTCTCAGATCCAGATACCAATCGTAAGATTCGACCGGAAGATTTTCCTCTTTCAGTCGATGAACAATATTTTCATAGTTCTCTTCTCTTTCCGAACCTCCGATGATTTCTCCCACTCCGTCCGGCGCGATGAGATCGGCATTGAGAACGGTCTTTGGATCTTCCGGATTTACTTTCATATAAAACGCCTTGGCTTCTCTCGGATATTTCTGAATAAAAACGGGACCACCGTATTCCGTAGTCAACATCTGTTCTCTTTCGGAATTGATATCATCCCCCCAAACGATGTCTTCTCCTTTGGACTGAAGAATTTCGAGTGCCTTTGTATAATCGATCACAGGAAATTCTCTTTCCAAGTATGCGAGCAACGGAGTCGGATCTCGATCCAGAACTTTCAAATCTTCTAAAGAATTCTGAACCGTTTCCTTTATGATCGTCTTTACAAAATCTTCTTGGAGTTTGAGATTCTCTTTGTGACCTGTGAACGCAACCTCGGCTTCGACCATCCAGAACTCCGTGAGATGTCTTCTTGTCTTACTCTTCTCGGCGCGAAAGGTCGGACCAAAACAAAAGACCTTGTTGTGCGCAAAGATCGCGGTCTCGAGATAGAGTTGTCCTGTTTGCGCGAGATACGCATTTCCTAAATCGAAATATTCGGTCGAAAAAAGAGTTCCCGCACTTTCTCCCACGGACCCGGTAAGAATCGGTGTATCGATGAGTAAAAAATTTCTTTCATGAAAGTATTTACGAATCGCAAACGATAGATTATCTCTCACTCGAAGGATCGCGAGTTGTTTGGAAGAACGCAACCAGAGATGTCTTTGAGAAATCAAAAAGTCGATTCCGTGTTCCTTGGGTGTGATCGGATAGTTCTCGGATTCTCCGACGACTTCTATGGATTCTAAGATGAGTTCAAATCCGATCGGAGATTTTTCGTTTCGAACCAACTTTCCAGTCACGGAGACCGACGTTTCTTGACGGAGATGTTTTACGGTTTGAAATAATTCTTCTCCGAGGATTTCTTTTTCCGCGAGGACTTGTATGATCTTTCCGCTGTTTCTTAAGGAGAGGAATTGTCTTGCGTTGCTCCCCCGGATTCCATGCACCCAGCCCTGGATCGCGACTTTCTCATCCACGTGTTTTTCTAATTCATGATTGCTAACGACTTGAGTTTCAGACATGGACTCATTTTACCCTTTCGGTTTCACCGGAAAGGATATTTTTTACCTGACAGAGAAAGGAGTCCCGAAATCCTGAGAAGTATGAATCCGGTTTTGTTAGATGGAAAAAAACTCTCTGAAAAGATCAGAGATGGGATTCGTTCTGAAATTGAAGAACGAAAGGCTAAGAATTTAAGAATTCCAAAACTCGTGACGATCCTCGTCGGAAACAACCCCGCGTCCGAGACCTATGTTTCCATGAAAGTCAAGGCCTGTCATTCCGTGGGAATGGGTTCCGAGATGATTCGTCTCGGAGACAACACGACAACGGAAGAATTGTTGGCAGTCATCGACAAACTCAACGCGGATCCGAACACGGATGGAATTCTTCTCCAACATCCTTCTCCTCCTCAAATCGACGAAAGAGCCGCCTTTGATCGGATTTCTCTTCGCAAAGACGTGGACGGAGTGACCACACTTTCCTTTGGAAAACTCTCCATGGGAGTCGAAACCTATCTTCCTTGTACACCCTATGGAATGGTCCTTCTTCTCCAAGAATACGGAATCAATCCTTCCGGTAAAAACGCAGTCGTAGTCGGTCGTTCTCCCATTCTCGGAAAACCTATGGCGATGCTTCTTACGGAAATGAACGCAACCGTCACACTCTGTCATTCTAAAACTCAGAATCTTCCCGAGATCGTAAAACAAGCTGACATCGTTGTAGGCGCGGTAGGAAAGCCGGAATTTATCAAAGCCGATTGGATTAAAAAGGGAGCGGTTCTTTTGGACGCGGGTTACAATCCCGGAAACGTCGGAGATATCGAGATCTCCAAGGCAAAGGACCATTCTTCTCATTATACACCCGTACCCGGCGGGGTCGGTCCGATGACGATTGCCGTATTACTCTTACAGACTCTTTATTCCTCAAAAGAACACTTTACACCACCGGTAAAGTGAAAACGATGTTTCCTGATGGCGATCAGTTTTGACGAATGCTTTCAAACCTATCCGGAGCTTCATAGCCCTGCCGACCTGGATGAATTTTGGTCCGAGGCGATCCGCGATTTAAAGAATTTTCCTATTAAAAAACAGTCGAAGGCGCTTCTCAAAGGATCGATTATCAAGGAAACGATCTATGACATTTCCTTTCAATCCTGGCAGAACGCTACGATTACGGGAACTCTGGTCATCCCGAGAAAGAGAGGAGATCTTCCTGTAGTCATTCACTTTCACGACTACGGTCACGAAAGACCCGCAATCATCAAAGGACTCACGGAAACCGGAGTCGCCCAACTCATCATCGATCTAAGAGGCCACGGAACCCAATTGGTTCGTCCTCAGTTAAAAGAAGGCGAAGTCGCCGATCCGGATTGGACCCCGGGTTATTTTACCAAAGGCCTGGATGGAAAGGATTCTTTCTACATGAAAGGTTTGTATTTGGATGTGATCCGTGCCATCGAATTCTTAAGACTCACCGACGGGATCGACGGAGAAAAGATCATTCTTTCCGGAAAATCCCTGGGAGCCTCTCTTGCGGTTTTCGGAGCGGCTTTTACAAATCGTGTCAAGGGTCTCATCTTAGAAACTCCGAACTTTTGCAATATTGACGATACGCAACTCAGACTCGAAAAGAACTGGATGAAAGAGATCAATCTTCAACTCGCGAGTTCCAAGACCAAAAAAACCGCGATGAAAAAAAGTTTAGCATATTATGATAGTCTTAACTTTTCGAAAAAGATAAAAATTCCAACTCTGGTTTCCGTCGGGCTCGACGACAAGATCTCTCATCCTAAATCGGTCTTTGCACTTTTTAATCACATGAACTGCGACAAAAGAATGCAGGTCTATCCTACGGAAGGAAACGAGGCCGGTCTCAAGGGAGAAAAACAAAACGGCGCCAATTTAGAATTTGTGAGGGAAATATTCTTTCCTGAATGATCGAAGTTTACTTTCACAATTCCCTTACGGGCAAAAAAGAAAAATTCTCACCCGCAGATCCTAAGCGAGTCACGGTTTATTCCTGCGGACCCACGGTCTATAACTACGCACATATCGGAAATCTAAGAGCCTTTCTTTTCGTGGATTTCCTCCGAAGATCTCTCAAACTTTTGGGATACGGAGTCGATATGACGATGAATATCACGGACATCGACGATAAGATCATCCGAGATTCGATCGCAGCAAAAAAGAGCATTCAAGAATTTACAAAACCCTGGACGGAAGCTTTTTTCGAAGACCTAAAAACCGTTCACGCGGAAATCTTAGAACATTACCCGAAAGCTACGGAATCGATTCCGGAAATGATCGAGATCATTCAAAAGCTTAAGAACAAGGGTCTTGTTTATGAGAAGGACGAGAGTCTTTACTTTTCGATTCAGAAATTTGAGAATTACGGAAAACTCAGCAAGATCGATACTTCCGGGATGAAAACCGGAACCCGTTACGATACGGACGAATATGAAAAAGAAGACGTGAGAGATTTCGTTCTTTGGAAAAGTCCAAAGGTCGAAGGCGAAGCGTCTTGGAATACCGAGATCGGAACCGGACGTCCCGGATGGCATTTGGAATGTTCCGCGATGATTCGAAAAGTGTATCAGAGCGGAGTCGACATTCATACGGGCGGGGTCGACCTACTCTTCCCTCATCATGAGAATGAGATCGCTCAATCCGAAGGAGCCTTTCCCGAAGAAACGTTCGTAGGGACTTGGCTTCATTCCGAACACCTTCTCGTAGACGGACAAAAGATGTCCAAGAGCAAGGGAAACTTTTACACGTTACGCGATCTTGTCCAAAAGGGAATCGATCCAAAGGCGATTCGTTTTCTTTTGATCTCGACCCACTATCGTTCCAAATTGAATTTTTCCACGGATCGTCTGGAAGAATCCGCGAACAGCATTCGTAAGATGCAAAACTGTTTGGATCGACTTTTGGATGCAGAGCCGAATTACGAGATCGTATCCGATTTTACTTTTACAAATCCTTCGATTCTTACATGGAAAAAGGAAACGGAAGAATCCTTAGCCGACGATCTCAATATCGCCAAAGTCTTAGCGGTAGTTTTTGAATCTTTGAAGATCATCAATTCACTACTAGATTCCGTAAAGAATCCAATCACCTCTCAGAGAAGAAAAGAATTCATTCAACTTTTCGCATATTACAATCAGCTCTTTGACGTTCTCGAATTTTCTGCCGAAAAAGATCTGATCGATTCCGAGATCGACTCTCTCATCGAAGAAAGACAACTCGCTAGAAAAAATAAGGACTTCGCCCGCTCAGACGCGATCCGAGATCAACTCTTGGCTCAGGGCATTTTGATAGAAGACACAAAAGACGGACTCCGCTGGAGGAGAAAATAGCTAGGCAAGAATATATCTTTGGGAAGAGAACTCTGATCGAACTCACGGAGGCTCATCAAGGAAAGGAACATTCTTTTCCTTTCACCGAGTTGTATGTAAAAGAAAATCCCGGTTCCGAGATCGTAGAAAAGATCTTAAAAAAACTTCCCTCATACGTTAAGGTTCACAAGGTTTCCATTTCTAAGTTAGACGCTCTTGTTCCTGGAAGAAATCACCAGGGAATGGTCGCGGTAAAAGTTTCGAGCAAAGAATCCACTCTGGATCAAAAAGATTTAGAAAACATTCTTCCTACCAAACCCGGGCCTTTTCTCATTTTAGATAGAATCCAAGATCCCGGCAATTTAGGAAATATCTTGAGAACCGCCGAATGTTTCGGAATCAAGAACATCATTCTTCCTGACAGAGAATCCGCGGGAATCACTCCCGTTGTGGAGAAGGTTTCCTCCGGCGCCCTTTCCTTTTTAAAAATCTTTACGGTTAAGAATCTCGCAAACACCCTCGAACTACTAAAGGAAAACGGATACTGGATCGTTTCCACAAGCGATCGTGGAATCGAGGATTGGTCCAAACTCCCCGATTTGAACGAACTCGCGATCTTGATGGGAAACGAAGGAGAGGGAGTCAAAAGAATTTTGATGGAGAAATCGGACTTTGTTTTGAGAGTTCCGATGCACGGAAATCTTTCTTCCTTAAACGTTACGGTTGCAACCGGCGTCGTCCTCGACAGACTCGTAAACCGCAAATAACTCTCCTTTCACGATCGTTAGATCTTTCTACTTCCGAAGAAAAAACTTCTTTAGGAGTTTCTAATTCTATTTTGTAAAAATTTGTCAGGATTTAACTCTTGCATTTTTCTTTTTTTTA
This is a stretch of genomic DNA from Leptospira tipperaryensis. It encodes these proteins:
- a CDS encoding DUF1176 domain-containing protein; translation: MKYKRFLFLFFFLVVCAIWFFKNRGFADKEERIFVQEARVKISWPEDCEAEVTDNASSDENRLKGGCAVALDSLSEKLPKDCEYDNFMLGESGRIDFYKYFQFYQIPIRFYPLSNGTFLGELLCNTGAYNRSFVYFIYDERTLPAKTKILSFESYDVDSAAKETRFKRFESQSLIRFYKEESGELIAFWKHRGMGDCGRFFRYKLSERNETQLLEFRAKLECDGKLAYSAEEIPLLWPRYDPIPKSKFEQIREKIVFWIDDF
- a CDS encoding tetratricopeptide repeat protein — its product is MGQNLAVSDFTSIEESAWELFETGSYEEVIAIAKKNPNHVFLNHLSGIAEFESGTETGINYFLKGSSVLNPLVDAYLLKESGKLRDAAKKFHEYFRSSSVPVSYSILRTGILVSEDAVDFKTVLDLLAIYKGRFTNDYFCKTEFFANYHLRKYKEAVQVFAENAKRLTEERDVLGALGLALVHLGNFEEAKTILQRIPGYEELPTFEEKKKEFSEKIASIPKMEAKRKTLSVSELIDLGFAYLFSENFKKAEEVFSELVAAQG
- the asnS gene encoding asparagine--tRNA ligase, with the protein product MSETQVVSNHELEKHVDEKVAIQGWVHGIRGSNARQFLSLRNSGKIIQVLAEKEILGEELFQTVKHLRQETSVSVTGKLVRNEKSPIGFELILESIEVVGESENYPITPKEHGIDFLISQRHLWLRSSKQLAILRVRDNLSFAIRKYFHERNFLLIDTPILTGSVGESAGTLFSTEYFDLGNAYLAQTGQLYLETAIFAHNKVFCFGPTFRAEKSKTRRHLTEFWMVEAEVAFTGHKENLKLQEDFVKTIIKETVQNSLEDLKVLDRDPTPLLAYLEREFPVIDYTKALEILQSKGEDIVWGDDINSEREQMLTTEYGGPVFIQKYPREAKAFYMKVNPEDPKTVLNADLIAPDGVGEIIGGSEREENYENIVHRLKEENLPVESYDWYLDLRKYGSVPHSGFGLGSERMIAWICGLQHVRECIPFPRMMERLYP
- the folD gene encoding bifunctional methylenetetrahydrofolate dehydrogenase/methenyltetrahydrofolate cyclohydrolase FolD → MNPVLLDGKKLSEKIRDGIRSEIEERKAKNLRIPKLVTILVGNNPASETYVSMKVKACHSVGMGSEMIRLGDNTTTEELLAVIDKLNADPNTDGILLQHPSPPQIDERAAFDRISLRKDVDGVTTLSFGKLSMGVETYLPCTPYGMVLLLQEYGINPSGKNAVVVGRSPILGKPMAMLLTEMNATVTLCHSKTQNLPEIVKQADIVVGAVGKPEFIKADWIKKGAVLLDAGYNPGNVGDIEISKAKDHSSHYTPVPGGVGPMTIAVLLLQTLYSSKEHFTPPVK
- a CDS encoding acetylxylan esterase; this encodes MAISFDECFQTYPELHSPADLDEFWSEAIRDLKNFPIKKQSKALLKGSIIKETIYDISFQSWQNATITGTLVIPRKRGDLPVVIHFHDYGHERPAIIKGLTETGVAQLIIDLRGHGTQLVRPQLKEGEVADPDWTPGYFTKGLDGKDSFYMKGLYLDVIRAIEFLRLTDGIDGEKIILSGKSLGASLAVFGAAFTNRVKGLILETPNFCNIDDTQLRLEKNWMKEINLQLASSKTKKTAMKKSLAYYDSLNFSKKIKIPTLVSVGLDDKISHPKSVFALFNHMNCDKRMQVYPTEGNEAGLKGEKQNGANLEFVREIFFPE
- the cysS gene encoding cysteine--tRNA ligase, producing the protein MIEVYFHNSLTGKKEKFSPADPKRVTVYSCGPTVYNYAHIGNLRAFLFVDFLRRSLKLLGYGVDMTMNITDIDDKIIRDSIAAKKSIQEFTKPWTEAFFEDLKTVHAEILEHYPKATESIPEMIEIIQKLKNKGLVYEKDESLYFSIQKFENYGKLSKIDTSGMKTGTRYDTDEYEKEDVRDFVLWKSPKVEGEASWNTEIGTGRPGWHLECSAMIRKVYQSGVDIHTGGVDLLFPHHENEIAQSEGAFPEETFVGTWLHSEHLLVDGQKMSKSKGNFYTLRDLVQKGIDPKAIRFLLISTHYRSKLNFSTDRLEESANSIRKMQNCLDRLLDAEPNYEIVSDFTFTNPSILTWKKETEESLADDLNIAKVLAVVFESLKIINSLLDSVKNPITSQRRKEFIQLFAYYNQLFDVLEFSAEKDLIDSEIDSLIEERQLARKNKDFARSDAIRDQLLAQGILIEDTKDGLRWRRK
- the rlmB gene encoding 23S rRNA (guanosine(2251)-2'-O)-methyltransferase RlmB, which gives rise to MEEKIARQEYIFGKRTLIELTEAHQGKEHSFPFTELYVKENPGSEIVEKILKKLPSYVKVHKVSISKLDALVPGRNHQGMVAVKVSSKESTLDQKDLENILPTKPGPFLILDRIQDPGNLGNILRTAECFGIKNIILPDRESAGITPVVEKVSSGALSFLKIFTVKNLANTLELLKENGYWIVSTSDRGIEDWSKLPDLNELAILMGNEGEGVKRILMEKSDFVLRVPMHGNLSSLNVTVATGVVLDRLVNRK